Genomic window (Spirosoma sp. KCTC 42546):
TTCTCCGGCCAGAGGCCGTTAAAGAAATAGTCCTCACTCGGCGTAGCCAAGCGAAAACACTACAAGCTAATAAGCAATAATCTCTTTCTTCGTAGACTCTAGTTTCCGATACGGATTATTGAGGAACGATTGCATGAAGCGGGTCATATCTTCTCCGCCAACCATATGTGCTTTATTGGTAAACAGCAGTCGTTGACTGTTAGGCATGTAGTGGTGAATCCGATCGATATAAATTGGCCGACAGGCGTTGTCCATTTCGCCATCTGCTAACAAGGCCGGTTTGCTGGAGTAGAAAGGCTGTTTGGTTTCCGGTTTTATGGGTGGCACCTTCCAGCAATCACATAATTCTTTATAGACATCATTAATGTGATAGCCCTTCAAATAGGGGTATGTTTCATAGAGTTGCTGAAGTACTTTTTCGCTGTGATAGGCAGTTTGGTCAGCGCAGTACACCGAGATTCGCATGCCTGACGGGGCAGTGTTGTGTTCGAAAATAGCATCCAGCGTTTGTTTGATGTAGCTATAATGATTCCCCTTGATCATGTCGGTAATTACGTAGGGGATGTGCTTCATTTGCGTGTTAACGAGGATGCCCAATAACTCGCGTCGGGTGTATTGAATTCGTAGCGTGTCGGTAGTGCCTTTTTCCAGATAGGGAGTGGTAAATATTTTGCCATTAATGGAAGAGAAATAGCGCTGGAATTTCTCTTGTAGGTTGCCGTAAACCGCTTTGTTTGTTGAGTCTTTTTCAACGTGATTGAACAGGATGTTCAGCGATTCGTTGAAGTTGGCGGGTTCATCTTCGTCAATGGGAACGAACGTCGGGAGGGGCGAATCCAGCACTAACGATCTGATCCGGGTAGGGTCTTTCTGAAGAACGGCTAGCATAAGCCCCCCACTGTACGACCCTCCTAACAGATTAACCGAATCAACCCGTAAAGTGGCCAATAGGTCGTGAATGTCCGCTACTGTTTCGTCGGTATTGTAGCCGGACAGGTCAATTCCCTTTGCTTCCAGGGCTTTTTTGTAGCGCTTGACCCCCACAACCGCCATGCTGTCTTTATTCAGATTTTTGCGGTACGACTCTCTAATAGCATCATCCAGTTCTTCGCTCCACAGGTTGGGGACGGCATAATGAGTACCTCTTTGTTCGAACGCAATGCAATCCCGGTCCTTGATGAGAGGGCTTCCAGAAGCTCCCCTTGCCCAACCTAGCGAACTGCCACCCGGTCCGCCCGCCGTGAACAAAAGTGGATCTTTCTTCTTGTTGGGATTTTTGCTTTCTACCAGAATAAAGGGAAGCTTTATCGTTTTTCCATTCTTCTTTTTCCTGTTTTCGGGCACGATCAAATAAGCGCAACGCGTGTGGAAACTGCTGTCTATCTGAACTGGACAGGCACAGGGCTCAAGGGTACGAACAACGCCCGGCTGGCCCTGGGCATAAACTACGGAGAGCAGGAAAATCAAAAGTAAGTAGGTTCGTGTCGAAGCTGTATTCATACTGATTATGAACTAATTTTCGGCAAAACTAAAGCGGGGCTAAGCTGAATTTTAGTAAAAACTGGACATCTTCAGCCAACGCTTTCGATTAATTTCTTTCCAGTGAATCGGATAACGTCTTTATAAAAATGGCTCATATCGTAATAGCCATAGTCATAGGGTGAGAAGAGTTTTTTATTAGTGACGTAGGCCGATAAGGCCGCTCTGGCCCGAACCGTCGAGAAGTATTGTTTTGGTGTGGTGCCAATCACTCTCGTAAAATAGCGGTATATCGTTTTGTTGGTCGTATACAGCTCGTTTGCCAGTTGGCTGCTCGTAAAGTCAGGATTGTTAGCACTGTAGATGCCAATGGCTTTCTGTACGACATCGATATAATAAGCGCTGGCATTCTTCTTTTTGTATTGGCTTAAGAAGAAATTCTGGAGCAACTCGACACGCTCGCCAAAATCAGGCAGATGCTTTAACCGCTGAATCAGGGTTGCAGGCAAAACGTTCTCTAATTTCACCACCTGATCAGAAAATTGAGCCTGATTTATACCTAAGATCGCTTCCAGTCCGCCCGGAAAAAACTTGATGGTGAGAATGTGGTCCGTTGGTAAATTATGCCGCTCAACGATGTTGTTTCGTAAAATGAGCACGTCCGTACTCTGTTGAATCTGGTATTGGGTTGTACCAACAGATAGCTGATAGGGTTGCCCTAAATTTATGTAGCAGGTGGGTGTCCAACTCGGAAACATCTTGATGGCAAACCGATTATCGCCCGCATATTGATAAGTTTCCTCTGCCGATGATTCTGAGAAAAACTCAATATACTCAGCCAGTTCAGGACAGGGCGTCGCGAATTGATAGAGTTTTCGAATATTATCGAAAATCTCCGTCATCCGATGCTGACATCCGTTTACTGGCTTCTCCATTGACGCATTAGTCTTTTTATAAAACGGCATGACGTGGTGTCGGTTTCTCAAAACCGACACAGCGAGGTTTCTTAAAACCTTGTCAAGAACTACGGATGAGGTTTTAAGAAACCTCGCTGTGTCAGATGTAAGCATCTGACACCACAAGAATGGCTCGTTTGTTCCAATTGTTGTAGACGGTTGAACCTGCCAAACCGCTACTTCTCCACTACGTCATAGTCTGTGACTAAGCCATCGGAAGTCAGGTGGACGATCACGTAATGGGGCGTGTTATTAGTCGTGATTTTGTAGTTCAAAATCTGATCCACCTTGCCCGCGTGCCGTTCAATACCACGCCCTTTCACATCCTCAGTGCTGATAAATGTCATGGATTTGAGGTCAGAGAGTACACCGGCACCCTGCATGAAGTC
Coding sequences:
- a CDS encoding alpha/beta fold hydrolase — its product is MNTASTRTYLLLIFLLSVVYAQGQPGVVRTLEPCACPVQIDSSFHTRCAYLIVPENRKKKNGKTIKLPFILVESKNPNKKKDPLLFTAGGPGGSSLGWARGASGSPLIKDRDCIAFEQRGTHYAVPNLWSEELDDAIRESYRKNLNKDSMAVVGVKRYKKALEAKGIDLSGYNTDETVADIHDLLATLRVDSVNLLGGSYSGGLMLAVLQKDPTRIRSLVLDSPLPTFVPIDEDEPANFNESLNILFNHVEKDSTNKAVYGNLQEKFQRYFSSINGKIFTTPYLEKGTTDTLRIQYTRRELLGILVNTQMKHIPYVITDMIKGNHYSYIKQTLDAIFEHNTAPSGMRISVYCADQTAYHSEKVLQQLYETYPYLKGYHINDVYKELCDCWKVPPIKPETKQPFYSSKPALLADGEMDNACRPIYIDRIHHYMPNSQRLLFTNKAHMVGGEDMTRFMQSFLNNPYRKLESTKKEIIAY
- a CDS encoding helix-turn-helix domain-containing protein, yielding MEKPVNGCQHRMTEIFDNIRKLYQFATPCPELAEYIEFFSESSAEETYQYAGDNRFAIKMFPSWTPTCYINLGQPYQLSVGTTQYQIQQSTDVLILRNNIVERHNLPTDHILTIKFFPGGLEAILGINQAQFSDQVVKLENVLPATLIQRLKHLPDFGERVELLQNFFLSQYKKKNASAYYIDVVQKAIGIYSANNPDFTSSQLANELYTTNKTIYRYFTRVIGTTPKQYFSTVRARAALSAYVTNKKLFSPYDYGYYDMSHFYKDVIRFTGKKLIESVG